Proteins encoded by one window of Vitis riparia cultivar Riparia Gloire de Montpellier isolate 1030 chromosome 11, EGFV_Vit.rip_1.0, whole genome shotgun sequence:
- the LOC117924556 gene encoding probable LRR receptor-like serine/threonine-protein kinase At3g47570 isoform X2, translated as MGSFYVVFLVGLLLLQSCVVNLAISPSNFTDLSALLAFKSEIKLDPNNVLGSNWTKTENFCNWVGVSCSRRRQRVVVLSLGDMGLQGTISPHVGNLSFLVGLVLSNNSFHGHLVPEIGRLHRLRALIVERNKLEGEIPASIQHCQKLKIISLNSNEFTGVIPAWLSNFSSLGTLFLGENNFTGTIPASLGNISKLEWLGLGENNLHGIIPDEIGNLNLQAIALNQNHLTGSIPPSIFNISSLTQIVFSYNSLSGTLPSSLGLWLPNLQQLLIEANQLHGNIPLYLSNCSQLTELILTSNQFTGPVPTSLGRLEHLQTLILAGNHLTGPIPKEIGSLRNLNLLYLADNNLIGSIPSTIKGMKSLQRLFLGGNQLEQIIPSEICLLSNLGEMDLGYNNLSGSIPSCIGNLRYLQSMILSSNSLSSSIPSSLWSLQNLLFLDFSFNSLSGSLDANMRALKMLETMDLSWNKISGNIPTIFGGFQSLRSLNLSRNSFWGPIPESLGEMITLDYMDLSHNNLSGLIPKSLVALSNLHYLNLSFNKLSGEIPSEGPFGNFTATSFMENEALCGQKIFQVPPCRSHDTQKSKTMFLLKVILPVIASVSILIALILIVIKYRKRNVTALNSIDVLPSVEHRMISYHELRRATNDFSEANILGVGSFGSVFKGVLFDGTNVAVKVLNLQIEGAFKSFDAECEVLVRVRHRNLVKVISSCSNPDLRALVLQYMPNGSLEKWLYSHNYCLNLFQRVSIMVDVALALEYLHHGQSEPVVHCDLKPSNVLLDGEMIAHVGDFGIAKILVENKTATQTKTLGTLGYIAPDLNS; from the exons ATGGGGAGTTTTTACGTGGTATTCCTTGTAGGATTGCTGTTATTGCAGTCATGTGTGGTCAATTTGGCCATTTCTCCCTCAAACTTCACTGATCTGTCAGCTCTCCTTGCCTTCAAGTCTGAGATCAAACTGGATCCCAACAATGTTTTGGGGAGTAACTGGACCAAAACAGAGAACTTCTGCAACTGGGTTGGTGTCTCTTGTAGCCGTCGAAGACAGCGAGTGGTGGTTCTGAGCCTTGGAGACATGGGTCTCCAAGGCACCATTTCTCCTCATGTTGGTAACCTTTCCTTCCTTGTTGGGCTTGTTCTCTCTAACAACAGTTTTCATGGCCATCTGGTACCTGAAATAGGGCGTCTGCATCGCTTGAGAGCACTTATAGTAGAACGCAACAAACTCGAAGGAGAGATCCCTGCAAGTATACAGCACTGCCAAAAGCTTAAAATCATCTCTCTCAATTCCAATGAGTTTACAGGGGTCATACCAGCATGGTTAAGCAACTTTTCCTCACTTGGTACCCTATTCCTTGGAGAGAACAATTTTACAGGTACTATTCCAGCTTCTTTGGGTAATATTTCCAAGTTAGAATGGCTTGGTCTAGGTGAAAACAACCTCCATGGAATCATTCCGGATGAGATAGGGAATCTGAATTTGCAGGCAATTGCCTTGAACCAAAATCACCTTACTGGATCAATACCCCCCTCCATTTTCAATATCTCCTCCTTGACACAAATTGTCTTTTCATACAATTCCCTTTCCGGAACTCTTCCATCAAGTCTTGGTCTTTGGCTTCCAAATCTTCAGCAACTTCTCATAGAAGCAAATCAGCTTCATGGAAATATCCCTCTGTATCTATCAAATTGCTCTCAGCTCACAGAGTTGATATTAACATCAAACCAATTTACTGGACCAGTCCCCACAAGTCTAGGCCGTCTAGAACACCTCCAAACGCTTATTCTGGCAGGAAATCATCTAACAGGTCCAATTCCAAAGGAAATTGGTTCCCTGCGGAATTTGAATCTGCTTTACTTGGCAGACAACAATCTGATCGGAAGCATTCCATCAACAATTAAGGGAATGAAAAGCCTGCAGAGGTTGTTTCTTGGTGGTAACCAACTTGAACAAATTATTCCTAGTGAGATTTGCCTCTTGAGTAACTTGGGCGAAATGGACCTCGGTTATAATAATCTGTCTGGATCAATTCCAAGTTGCATAGGAAATCTTCGTTATTTACAAAGTATGATCCTAAGTTCCAATTCACTATCCTCCTCAATTCCATCAAGCTTGTGGAGCCTTCAAAATCTCTTGTTCTTGGATTTCTCCTTTAATTCACTGAGTGGAAGCCTTGATGCAAACATGAGAGCATTGAAGATGCTGGAAACCATGGACTTATCTTGGAACAAAATTTCAGGTAACATTCCAACCATTTTTGGGGGCTTCCAAAGCTTGCGTTCTCTTAATCTATCAAGGAACTCATTCTGGGGACCTATTCCTGAATCACTTGGTGAAATGATAACACTGGATTACATGGACCTTTCCCACAACAATCTATCCGGCCTGATACCAAAGTCTCTTGTGGCACTTTCAAATCTTCACTACTTGAATTTGTCTTTCAATAAGCTGTCAGGGGAAATTCCAAGTGAAGGGCCCTTTGGAAACTTTACAGCAACATCTTTCATGGAGAATGAAGCACTTTGTGGGCAGAAAATCTTTCAAGTCCCACCTTGCAGAAGTCACGACACCCAAAAATCCAAAACTATGTTTCTTTTGAAAGTTATTCTTCCCGTCATTGCATCAGTGTCAATCCTTATTGCTCTCATTCTCATTGTGATAAAATATCGAAAGAGGAATGTGACAGCACTGAATTCAATTGATGTATTACCTTCTGTGGAGCATAGAATGATTTCATATCACGAGCTTCGTCGTGCAACAAATGATTTCTCTGAAGCCAACATCCTCGGAGTGGGAAGCTTTGGTTCTGTGTTCAAAGGAGTACTTTTTGATGGGACAAATGTTGCTGTTAAAGTTCTAAATTTGCAAATTGAGGGTGCTTTCAAAAGCTTTGATGCAGAATGTGAAGTGCTTGTAAGGGTTCGACACAGGAATCTCGTTAAAGTCATAAGTTCATGCTCCAACCCTGACCTAAGAGCTCTAGTTTTGCAGTACATGCCCAATGGAAGCCTTGAGAAGTGGTTGTATTCTCACAACTACTGCTTAAATCTCTTTCAAAGAGTGAGCATCATGGTGGATGTTGCATTAGCTTTGGAATATCTCCATCATGGTCAATCAGAACCTGTGGTGCACTGTGATTTGAAGCCTAGCAATGTCCTCTTGGATGGTGAGATGATAGCTCATGTCGGTGACTTCGGCATTGCGAAGATTTTGGTAGAGAACAAGACTGCAACACAAACCAAGACTCTAGGTACTCTTGGCTACATCGCACCAG atttgaatTCTTGA
- the LOC117925355 gene encoding probable LRR receptor-like serine/threonine-protein kinase At3g47570 codes for MQVAYFWKQMTMKTVFKINPNKEGKITNIKRNNDVFEPHVSKVQNQYSLSFIATRDPNSVSVVQLPPKHCLVFKSEIKLDQDNVLGSNWAETETFCNWVGSVVAIEDISLALSSSNFTDLSALLAFKSEIKIDPNNILGSNWTETENFCNWVGVSCSRRRQRVTALSLRNMGLQGTISPYVGNLSFLVKFDLYNNSFHGHVIPEIGHLRRLIVLNMHRNLMEGAIPTSLHRCQKLEVISLSTNKFTGVIPNWLSSLPSLHTLFLGRNNFTGTIPASLGNNSKLQWLGLERNNLHGSIPNEIENLQNLKGIDLHANNLTALIPLAIFNISSLQILSLSQNHLSGTLPSSFGLWLPNLEQLYLGINYFSGNIPLYISNCSQLKYIQLPLNQFSGPIPTSLGQLEHLQELDLEINQLTSQSDSLELSFLTSLTRCRSLEKLYISGNPLNGLLPVSIGNLSSSLQDFVAYSCQIKGPIPKEIGSLTNLNQLDLSDNNMTGSIPSTIKGMKSLQRLYLHGNQLEQSIPREICVLSNLGEMELQSNELSGSIPSCIGNLSHLLILLLNSNSLSLSIPPSLWNLENLLSLNLSSNSLGGSLHGNMRVLKMLQSIDLSRNKFSGNLPTILGGFQSLSSLNLSHNSFWGPIPESFRELITLDYMDLSHNNISGPIPKSMVALSHLQYLNLSFNKLSGEIPSGGPFANFTAASFVENEALCGLPIFQVPPCGSHSNQESKAKFILKFILPGIALISIAIAVIVIILIKYQKSNVETPNTINVLPSVEHRMISYQELRHATNDFSEDNILGVGSFGSVFKGVLFDGTNVAVKVLNLQIEGAFKSFDAECEVLVRVRHRNLIKVISSCSNPELRALVLQYMPNGSLEKWLYSHNYCLNLFQRVSIMVDVALALEYLHHGQSEPVVHCDLKPSNVLLDDDMVAHVGDFGIAKILVEKKSTTQTKTLGTLGYIAPEYGLEGRVSTRGELSLREWVKAKIPDKIMEVIDVNLLRIEDGRDVVAAQDHLLEIMELGLECSKEFPEERIDIKDVVVKLNKIKVDVIGEALCLLRDDSRLIRTLLSAPGNSSNFDVRHLPEHYDGSAMFYGIGHYNGGGHHHPVPSPTFIVAPVSINHEPSDQLSSSSNQGVIGVSTERKNTQGILGNFQYINGKASSSSSVPPFNTRHHPRFP; via the exons ATGCAGGTGGCCTATTTCTGGAAGCAGATGACCAtgaaaactgttttcaagaTCAATCCTAACAAGGAAGGAAAGATTACCAACATAAAGAGAAATAATGATGTCTTTGAGCCTCATGTCTCCAAGGTGCAAAACCAGTACTCTCTATCTTTCATTGCTACAAGAGACCCCAACTCAGTTTCAGTAGTTCAGTTACCCCCAAAGCATTGTCTG GTCTTCAAGTCTGAGATCAAACTTGACCAGGACAATGTTTTGGGGAGTAACTGGGCTGAAACTGAAACCTTCTGCAACTGGGTTGGGTCTGTTGTAGCTATTGAAGACATCAG TTTAGCCCTTTCTTCCTCAAACTTCACTGATTTATCTGCTCTGCTTGCCTTCAAGTCTGAGATCAAGATTGACCCCAACAACATTTTGGGGAGCAACTGGACTGAAACTGAGAACTTCTGCAACTGGGTTGGTGTCTCTTGTAGCCGTCGCAGACAGCGAGTAACAGCTTTGAGCCTTAGAAACATGGGTCTTCAAGGCACCATTTCTCCTTATGTTGGTAACCTTTCCTTCCTTGTCAAGTTTGATCTCTATAACAATAGCTTTCATGGCCATGTGATACCTGAAATAGGCCATCTACGTCGCCTGATAGTCCTAAATATGCACCGGAACTTGATGGAAGGAGCCATCCCTACAAGCTTACACCGGTGCCAAAAGCTTGAAGTCATTTCTCTTTCAACCAATAAATTTACAGGGGTCATACCAAACTGGTTAAGCAGCTTACCCTCACTTCATACCCTATTCCTTGGACGGAATAATTTTACAGGTACCATTCCTGCTTCCTTGGGTAACAATTCAAAGTTACAATGGCTTGGCTTAGAAAGAAACAACCTTCATGGAAGCATTCCAAATGAGATAGAGAATCTTCAGAATTTGAAGGGAATTGACTTACATGCTAATAATCTCACTGCGTTGATACCCCTTGCAATATTCAATATCTCATCTCTGCAAATTCTTTCTTTATCTCAAAATCACCTTTCAGGAACTCTTCCATCAAGTTTTGGTCTTTGGCTGCCAAATCTTGAGCAACTCTACCTAGGAATAAATTATTTCAGTGGAAACATCCCATTGTATATATCAAATTGTTCTCAGCTCAAATATATACAGTTACCTTTGAACCAGTTTAGTGGACCAATCCCCACAAGTCTAGGCCAGCTAGAACACCTACAAGAACTTGATCTGGAAATAAATCAGCTAACAAGTCAATCAGACAGTCTTGAACTCAGTTTCCTTACTTCCTTGACAAGATGTAGGTCATTGGAAAAGTTGTATATAAGTGGGAATCCATTGAATGGCCTCCTACCAGTTTCTATTGGAAACCTCTCAAGTTCCCTTCAAGACTTCGTTGCATATTCATGCCAAATAAAGGGTCCAATCCCAAAGGAGATTGGGTCCTTAACAAATTTGAATCAGCTTGATTTGAGTGACAACAACATGACTGGAAGCATTCCATCAACAATCAAGGGAATGAAAAGCCTGCAGAGGTTATATCTTCATGGCAACCAACTTGAACAAAGCATTCCGAGAGAGATTTGCGTCCTCTCAAACTTGGGAGAAATGGAGCTCCAAAGCAACGAGCTGTCTGGATCAATTCCAAGTTGCATAGGAAATCTTAGTCATTTACTGATCCTGCTCTTGAATTCCAATTCACTTTCCTTATCGATTCCACCAAGCTTATGGAACCTTGAAAATCTCTTGTCCTTGAATTTATCATCTAATTCACTGGGCGGAAGCCTCCATGGCAAcatgagagttttgaaaatgCTGCAAAGTATCGACTTATCTCGGAACAAATTCTCAGGTAACCTTCCAACTATTCTTGGGGGCTTTCAAAGCTTAAGTTCTCTCAACTTGTCACATAACTCATTCTGGGGGCCTATTCCTGAATCCTTTAGAGAATTGATAACATTGGATTACATGGATCTCTCCCACAACAATATATCCGGACCAATTCCCAAATCTATGGTGGCGCTTTCACATCTCCAATATTTGAACTTATCTTTCAATAAGCTGTCAGGGGAAATTCCAAGTGGAGGGCCTTTTGCAAACTTCACAGCAGCATCCTTTGTGGAGAATGAAGCACTTTGCGGACTGCCGATTTTTCAAGTCCCACCTTGTGGAAGTCATAGTAACCAGGAATCAAAGgctaaatttatattgaaatttatccTTCCGGGCATTGCATTAATATCCATTGCCATTGCTGTCATTGTCATCATCCTGATAAAGTATCAAAAGAGTAACGTGGAAACACCGAATACTATTAATGTATTACCTTCTGTGGAGCATAGAATGATTTCATATCAAGAACTTCGCCATGCGACAAATGATTTCTCCGAAGACAACATCCTCGGAGTAGGAAGCTTTGGCTCTGTCTTCAAAGGAGTACTTTTTGATGGGACAAATGTTGCTGTTAAAGTTCTAAATTTGCAAATTGAGGGTGCTTTCAAAAGTTTTGATGCAGAATGTGAAGTGCTTGTAAGGGTTCGACACAGGAATCTTATTAAAGTCATAAGTTCATGCTCCAACCCTGAGCTAAGAGCTCTAGTTTTGCAGTACATGCCCAATGGAAGCCTTGAGAAGTGGTTGTATTCTCACAACTACTGCTTAAATCTCTTTCAAAGAGTGAGCATCATGGTGGATGTTGCATTAGCTTTGGAATATCTCCATCATGGTCAATCAGAGCCTGTGGTGCACTGTGATTTGAAGCCTAGCAATGTCCTCTTGGATGATGATATGGTTGCTCATGTGGGTGACTTTGGCATTGCAAAGATTTTGGTAGAGAAAAAGTCAACAACACAAACCAAGACTCTAGGTACTCTTGGCTACATCGCACCAG AGTATGGCTTGGAAGGAAGAGTGTCCACAAGAG GAGAATTGAGTTTGAGGGAATGGGTTAAGGCTAAAATTCCGGACAAAATAATGGAAGTCATAGATGTCAATCTACTGAGAATTGAAGATGGAAGAGATGTGGTTGCAGCACAAGATCATCTTTTGGAGATAATGGAACTTGGCTTGGAGTGTAGCAAAGAATTTCCAGAAGAACGGATTGACATAAAAGATGTTGTGGTGAAGCTTAACAAGATCAAAGT AGACGTAATTGGTGAAGCTCTATGTTTGTTGAGGGATGACTCACG CCTAATACGCACACTGTTATCAGCTCCAGGGAATTCAAGTAATTTTGATGTGCGTCATTTACCTGAGCATTATGATGGCTCTGCCATGTTCTATGGGATTGGGCACTACAATGGTGGTGGGCATCATCATCCAGTCCCAAGTCCAACATTTATAGTTGCTCCTGTTTCTATAAATCACGAACCATCTGATCAGCTGTCATCTTCCAGCAATCAAGGCGTCATTGGAGTTTCTACAGAACGAAAGAATACTCAAGGCATCCTGGGGAATTTTCAGTATATTAATGGCAAAGCAAGCTCTAGTTCTTCAGTTCCCCCTTTCAATACAAGGCATCATCCGAGGTTTCCATGA
- the LOC117925354 gene encoding probable E3 ubiquitin-protein ligase ZFP1: protein MDSASFAQPQFRAIMEVGSHRSVRNRSGAVGLDSVLEHNHNHMVQGIHIGHPFQPSGNPWVDQRSGNNGSDGGTLAWNHGLLYLICMGAISVEVLERLGMWVYRDIMIHLVAEVPPITFNLLSFTGTIIFIIHHHHHHHCCKEQEVGVEAGPRHPGPVPPTGIRTYPSHRGGVVPEATSRHGNLPYLRMLPAEEVAILDLSAFYEVGEVSTGLSEKSITNCLKTRTYISLTCLNLKEAASMDQENDSCIICREEYQNHEKIVFLDCGHEYHADCLKKWLLVKNVCPICKAPEMTPKNVCPK, encoded by the exons ATGGATTCTGCATCTTTTGCCCAGCCACAGTTCAGAGCAATCATGGAAGTAGGATCTCACAGAAGTGTGAGGAACAGATCAGGTGCTGTTGGGCTGGATTCTGTTCTGGaacataatcataatcatatggTTCAAGGAATCCATATTGGCCATCCTTTTCAGCCTTCTGGCAATCCCTGGGTTGACCAACGATCAGGCAATAATGGTAGTGATGGGGGAACTTTGGCCTGGAATCATGGACTGCTTTACCTTATTTGCATGGGAGCAATATCAGTAGAGGTTCTAGAGAGGCTTGGAATGTGGGTATACAGGGATATCATGATACATCTAGTGGCAGAAGTTCCACCAATTACCTTCAACCTTCTGTCCTTCACTGGCACCATAATCTTCATtatccaccaccaccaccaccaccactgcTGCAAGGAGCAAGAA GTTGGTGTAGAGGCAGGGCCCAGGCATCCAGGTCCTGTTCCACCTACTGGGATTAGAACATACCCATCTCATCGAGGGGGAGTCGTACCTGAGGCAACATCGAGACATGGTAATCTTCCTTACTTGAGAATGCTCCCAGCAGAAGAAGTTGCCATACTAGATCTTTCAGCATTTTATGAAGTAGGGGAAGTAAGCACTGGGTTGTCAGAGAAATCCATCACAAATTGTCTAAAAACTAGAACTTATATatctttaacttgtctcaatctGAAAGAAGCTGCAAGTATGGATCAGGAAAATGATTCCTGCATTATATGCCGGGAGGAGTATCAGAATCATGAGAAGATTGTATTTCTTGATTGTGGGCATGAGTACCATGCAGATTGCTTGAAGAAGTGGCTGCTGGTGAAGAATGTCTGCCCCATCTGCAAAGCCCCAGAAATGACCCCAAAGAATGTCTGTCCCAAGTAG
- the LOC117924556 gene encoding probable LRR receptor-like serine/threonine-protein kinase At3g47570 isoform X1 produces the protein MGSFYVVFLVGLLLLQSCVVNLAISPSNFTDLSALLAFKSEIKLDPNNVLGSNWTKTENFCNWVGVSCSRRRQRVVVLSLGDMGLQGTISPHVGNLSFLVGLVLSNNSFHGHLVPEIGRLHRLRALIVERNKLEGEIPASIQHCQKLKIISLNSNEFTGVIPAWLSNFSSLGTLFLGENNFTGTIPASLGNISKLEWLGLGENNLHGIIPDEIGNLNLQAIALNQNHLTGSIPPSIFNISSLTQIVFSYNSLSGTLPSSLGLWLPNLQQLLIEANQLHGNIPLYLSNCSQLTELILTSNQFTGPVPTSLGRLEHLQTLILAGNHLTGPIPKEIGSLRNLNLLYLADNNLIGSIPSTIKGMKSLQRLFLGGNQLEQIIPSEICLLSNLGEMDLGYNNLSGSIPSCIGNLRYLQSMILSSNSLSSSIPSSLWSLQNLLFLDFSFNSLSGSLDANMRALKMLETMDLSWNKISGNIPTIFGGFQSLRSLNLSRNSFWGPIPESLGEMITLDYMDLSHNNLSGLIPKSLVALSNLHYLNLSFNKLSGEIPSEGPFGNFTATSFMENEALCGQKIFQVPPCRSHDTQKSKTMFLLKVILPVIASVSILIALILIVIKYRKRNVTALNSIDVLPSVEHRMISYHELRRATNDFSEANILGVGSFGSVFKGVLFDGTNVAVKVLNLQIEGAFKSFDAECEVLVRVRHRNLVKVISSCSNPDLRALVLQYMPNGSLEKWLYSHNYCLNLFQRVSIMVDVALALEYLHHGQSEPVVHCDLKPSNVLLDGEMIAHVGDFGIAKILVENKTATQTKTLGTLGYIAPEYGSEGRVSTRGDIYSYGVMLLEMFTRKKPTDVMFVGELSLRQWVMTSIPDKIMEVIDANLLSIEDGRDVIAAQGDLFAIMELGLECSREFPEERVDIKEVVVKLNKIKLKLF, from the exons ATGGGGAGTTTTTACGTGGTATTCCTTGTAGGATTGCTGTTATTGCAGTCATGTGTGGTCAATTTGGCCATTTCTCCCTCAAACTTCACTGATCTGTCAGCTCTCCTTGCCTTCAAGTCTGAGATCAAACTGGATCCCAACAATGTTTTGGGGAGTAACTGGACCAAAACAGAGAACTTCTGCAACTGGGTTGGTGTCTCTTGTAGCCGTCGAAGACAGCGAGTGGTGGTTCTGAGCCTTGGAGACATGGGTCTCCAAGGCACCATTTCTCCTCATGTTGGTAACCTTTCCTTCCTTGTTGGGCTTGTTCTCTCTAACAACAGTTTTCATGGCCATCTGGTACCTGAAATAGGGCGTCTGCATCGCTTGAGAGCACTTATAGTAGAACGCAACAAACTCGAAGGAGAGATCCCTGCAAGTATACAGCACTGCCAAAAGCTTAAAATCATCTCTCTCAATTCCAATGAGTTTACAGGGGTCATACCAGCATGGTTAAGCAACTTTTCCTCACTTGGTACCCTATTCCTTGGAGAGAACAATTTTACAGGTACTATTCCAGCTTCTTTGGGTAATATTTCCAAGTTAGAATGGCTTGGTCTAGGTGAAAACAACCTCCATGGAATCATTCCGGATGAGATAGGGAATCTGAATTTGCAGGCAATTGCCTTGAACCAAAATCACCTTACTGGATCAATACCCCCCTCCATTTTCAATATCTCCTCCTTGACACAAATTGTCTTTTCATACAATTCCCTTTCCGGAACTCTTCCATCAAGTCTTGGTCTTTGGCTTCCAAATCTTCAGCAACTTCTCATAGAAGCAAATCAGCTTCATGGAAATATCCCTCTGTATCTATCAAATTGCTCTCAGCTCACAGAGTTGATATTAACATCAAACCAATTTACTGGACCAGTCCCCACAAGTCTAGGCCGTCTAGAACACCTCCAAACGCTTATTCTGGCAGGAAATCATCTAACAGGTCCAATTCCAAAGGAAATTGGTTCCCTGCGGAATTTGAATCTGCTTTACTTGGCAGACAACAATCTGATCGGAAGCATTCCATCAACAATTAAGGGAATGAAAAGCCTGCAGAGGTTGTTTCTTGGTGGTAACCAACTTGAACAAATTATTCCTAGTGAGATTTGCCTCTTGAGTAACTTGGGCGAAATGGACCTCGGTTATAATAATCTGTCTGGATCAATTCCAAGTTGCATAGGAAATCTTCGTTATTTACAAAGTATGATCCTAAGTTCCAATTCACTATCCTCCTCAATTCCATCAAGCTTGTGGAGCCTTCAAAATCTCTTGTTCTTGGATTTCTCCTTTAATTCACTGAGTGGAAGCCTTGATGCAAACATGAGAGCATTGAAGATGCTGGAAACCATGGACTTATCTTGGAACAAAATTTCAGGTAACATTCCAACCATTTTTGGGGGCTTCCAAAGCTTGCGTTCTCTTAATCTATCAAGGAACTCATTCTGGGGACCTATTCCTGAATCACTTGGTGAAATGATAACACTGGATTACATGGACCTTTCCCACAACAATCTATCCGGCCTGATACCAAAGTCTCTTGTGGCACTTTCAAATCTTCACTACTTGAATTTGTCTTTCAATAAGCTGTCAGGGGAAATTCCAAGTGAAGGGCCCTTTGGAAACTTTACAGCAACATCTTTCATGGAGAATGAAGCACTTTGTGGGCAGAAAATCTTTCAAGTCCCACCTTGCAGAAGTCACGACACCCAAAAATCCAAAACTATGTTTCTTTTGAAAGTTATTCTTCCCGTCATTGCATCAGTGTCAATCCTTATTGCTCTCATTCTCATTGTGATAAAATATCGAAAGAGGAATGTGACAGCACTGAATTCAATTGATGTATTACCTTCTGTGGAGCATAGAATGATTTCATATCACGAGCTTCGTCGTGCAACAAATGATTTCTCTGAAGCCAACATCCTCGGAGTGGGAAGCTTTGGTTCTGTGTTCAAAGGAGTACTTTTTGATGGGACAAATGTTGCTGTTAAAGTTCTAAATTTGCAAATTGAGGGTGCTTTCAAAAGCTTTGATGCAGAATGTGAAGTGCTTGTAAGGGTTCGACACAGGAATCTCGTTAAAGTCATAAGTTCATGCTCCAACCCTGACCTAAGAGCTCTAGTTTTGCAGTACATGCCCAATGGAAGCCTTGAGAAGTGGTTGTATTCTCACAACTACTGCTTAAATCTCTTTCAAAGAGTGAGCATCATGGTGGATGTTGCATTAGCTTTGGAATATCTCCATCATGGTCAATCAGAACCTGTGGTGCACTGTGATTTGAAGCCTAGCAATGTCCTCTTGGATGGTGAGATGATAGCTCATGTCGGTGACTTCGGCATTGCGAAGATTTTGGTAGAGAACAAGACTGCAACACAAACCAAGACTCTAGGTACTCTTGGCTACATCGCACCAG AGTATGGCTCGGAAGGAAGGGTGTCCACAAGAGGTGACATTTACAGCTATGGAGTAATGTTGTTGGAAATGTTTACAAGAAAGAAACCCACTGATGTTATGTTTGTTGGAGAATTGAGCTTGAGGCAATGGGTTATGACTTCAATTCCGGACAAAATAATGGAAGTCATAGATGCCAATTTACTAAGTATCGAAGATGGAAGAGATGTGATTGCAGCACAAGGTGACCTTTTTGCAATAATGGAACTAGGCTTGGAGTGTAGCAGAGAATTCCCTGAGGAGAGGGTTGACATAAAAGAAGTTGTGGTCAAGCTTAACAAGAtcaaattaaaactattttga